The Chloroflexota bacterium DNA segment AGCAACAAGATGAGATGCGCGAACTACAGCGCGTTGCCACAGAGCGCCAAAAGAACGAACTGCTCGAGTGGCAGGACAGGCAAGCGAAGCTCGATGGTGCACAGGACGAACGCCTCTCACGCTTGGAGCGGGGGTGGCAAGAGATATCAGCGAACCTTGATGGACTTCATGCTGATCTGAACGCGCGGGCTGTTGAGTTGTCCGAGGCGATTGCGAAGGTGTGGCAAGCGTGGAGGGGCACGCTCCAAGAGCAAATCGAGTTGTACAACCGATTAATGGAGGAGAACAGAGAACGTTAATATGCATGTCCTTGGTACTGCGGGCCATGTGGACCACGGCAAATCTACCTTGGTAAAGGCTCTGACGGGTATTGACCCGGACCGGCTCCGTGAAGAGAAGGAACGGGAGATGACCATTGACCTGGGCTTTGCATGGCTCACTCTGCCCAGCGGCTTGGAAGTCAGCATTGTGGATGTGCCCGGCCATGAGGATTTCATCAAGAATATGTTGGCTGGTGTGGGTGGAATAGATGTGGCACTATTTGTGATCGCTGCCGATGAGGGAGTGATGCCCCAGACACGTGAGCACCTGGCCATCCTGGATTTGCTGGGGGTGCACAATGGTGTAGTGGCCCTTACCAAAAGCGACCTTGTAAACGATCCTGAATGGCTGGCTTTAGTAGAAGCCGATATATCCGAATTGTTTGCGGGGACAACATTGGCAAACGCAGCCATCATCCCGGTTTCAGCGAAAACGGGCTATGGGCTGCCAGAGCTACTGGCTGAACTGGAACGCATCTTGAGCAATGTGCCGGAGCCTGCGGATTTGGGTCGCCCTCGGTTGCCCATTGACCGCGTTTTCACTGTAGCCGGCTTCGGGACAGTGGTCACCGGTACATTGCTGGATGGTCAGTTGCACATCGGGCAGGAAGTCGAGATCCTGCCGCCAGGTATTCATACTCGTATCCGGGGTCTGCAAAGCCACAAGACGAAAATTGATGTGGCCAAGCCATCCAGTCGTGTGGCTGTGAACCTGACAGGCGTCTCCACTGAGCAGTTGGCACGGGGGCAGGTACTGACTCTACCTGGCTTGTTTGAGCCGACTCAGTTGGTGGATGCCCGCTTACGGCTGCTCCCGAGTGCTCCGAAGCCGCTGCGCCACGATGCATCTGTGGATCTGTTTCTCGATGCGGCTGTTGTGTCAGCAAGGGTGCGATTATTAGAGCACCGAGAACTCCTTCCCGGAGAGGAGGGCTGGGTCCAATTGCGCACTGAGGAGCCTATCGTGGCCGCCCGTCAGGGCCGATTCATTGTTCGTCAAGCCTCGCCCAGCCTAACCCTTGGGGGTGGCACCATTGTCGATCCTCATCCTTCACGACGATACCGACGCTTTCGTCCGGAGGTGATCGCCCGGCTGGAACAGTTGGTTCATGGGACGCCGCAGGAAATATTGCTTAGCACGCTGGAACGCTTGGGGCCAGTGGAGGTCGCAGAACTAATGGAGGCGAGTGGGCTGAATCCCGCGGAGGCTGAAGGTGCACTCTCTGCTCTACACCAGAGCGGGCAGATCATCGTCTTTGGGAATGGCCTGTCCAGTGCCAGCTATGTGGTCACCACGGCCGGTTGGTCAGTGCTGGAGGAACGGCTGAGCGCGGTGTTGGCCAATTATCATCGTCAGTATCCTTTGCGGGTGGGGATGCCGCGCGAAGAACTCAAAAGCCGGTTAGGCCTGGCTACGCGGCTGTTCCAAGATGTATTGGCAATGGCAGTCTCCAAAGGGATAATAGTCGAGGGCCAAGGGACAGTGCGTTTGGCCGATCACCGGGTGCAGTTGAGCCAGGAGCAACAGGCCAGGGTGAACGATTTGTTGGCCGCATTTGACCGGGAGCCGTACGCCCCACCTTCTTATGCCGAGTGCGAGCAGGCAGTCGGGCCGGATGTACTGGCCACATTGTTCGAAAACAAGACCTTGATCCGATTGAGCGATTCTGTGGTTTTCCGCACCGAAGTCTATGAAAGGATGGTCGAGGCCGTTGTGCGTCGCATTCGCACCGAGGGCAAGATCACTTTGGCTCAGGTGCGCGATATGTTCGGCACGAGCCGGAAATACGCTCAGGCGCTATTAGAATATTTGGACGAGCAGCGGGTTACCCGGCGGGTAGGTGACGAACGGGTGTTGCGATGAGGGGTGAACGGTGCCGCTGAAGTTGGGGGAAATCAGTCAGAGCATTTTGGAAATGGCGCGACAGGCTACCACTCCTGAGCGCCAGGCCTACATAGAGCGGGCACTGGAACTGTTGCACGCAATAGACCCCGAACTCCTACGTCACAAAATAGACGAACAGAAAGGGACCGCGGAACGCACCCCTTGGCTAGTCGCCCGGCCTATCGGCACTCTCAATGGCAAGTTCGCTGCTCCTAAGCCGCCACAGGATTTCAGTGTGGTCGCTGCAGATGGCTCTGCTATCCCACCTCAACGTTATGGTCTAATGCCCTTCTTTGTTATTAACACCGGCTGCGCGGCACTCACTTATGGCGCGCATCCCGGCGCGGTGCTTGATTCTGAGACAAGGCTGTATTTTCGTGATGAGGAGCTCTACGCGTTGCCTGAAAGCCGTGACGGACCCATTGAGGCCGCAAGGTTGGGGGCAAAGATGGCGGTTGAAGAATTAGGCTATCTGCTAAGGGTAGTCCAAGGTGTGGAAAAACCTGCGATCGCACTGTACGACGGCTCCCTGATCCTGTGGCCGATTCAGAACGAGGTGCGAGAGGTACGGCAAAAGTTCGTGGGAGATTTTCTTGATAGCCTAGATGGGTTCCGAAGTTTGGGCGTCCCAATTGCCAGTTATATCAGTCACACCGATGCCCAAGACTTGGTGAATGCCCTGCGCATTTGGCTGTGCGGGCGTCGACCGAGGAACTGCAAGGCTTGTGCGCAAGCCCCAACGGGGGCTCAAGAACTTTGTATGGGCTTGGCGAGCATCCGCGATTATGCTCTATTAGCGAACCTGTTGGACCCGGGCGAGCGCACAGACTTGTTCGAGAGCCAGTCGGCGATCTTGCAAGGCTATCGACAACACAGAGTGCGGTTTTTCTATCTGAATGTGGGGGGAGAGATATCACGGGTAGAAGTGCCTGCCTGGGTGGCTGGCGATGAAGAGATGCTGGATCTCGTGCACGCGCTGATTGTAGACCAGTGTCGACGCAGCCCAGATCACCCGCCTTATCCACCGGCATTACAGGAGGCTCACGAGCAAGCAGTGATCCACACCGCCGAGCACCGTTTACTGGAGGAGATGATCGAACGGGCGCTGGCAGAACGGAATATCATACACGCGCGAGGGGCCAAAGATATCAGCAAAAGGAGAAGGGGAGTATGAGAGTCGGTGAAATCATCGAGACGAGTTCCACCGGCTTGTGGGCTGAAAGTTTTGAGTTGAACCGCCCTCCCGCATTGGGTAGCCTGGTTTCGGTTCGGTTGCCAGGCGAATCTATAGATATCTATGCCGTTGTGTCACACGGTAGGACAGCGGGTCTAGACCCAAGCCGTCATGCGGTGCGACGAGGAACCGAGGATCTACAAGACGAGCGCATTTACGCTGCACACCCGGAATTGGAGCACATCTTACGCACAGAATTCGCCGCTGTTTTCGTGGGCTATCGCCGTGAAGGACATGTGTATCAGCATTTGCCCCCCCAACCCCCACCGCTCCACTTCTCCGTACACGCATGTGAAGCCGAAGAGGTCAAGCGATTCAGCGCAAATCTCCGTTACCTTCGGTTGCTGCTTACTGCCACAGGTGAAGTGCCGGTAGAGCAGTTACTTGCCGCCCACATCCGCCAGGTTTACGAGTTGCGAGGGCGCGATAGAAATTGGCTGGAAGTGGCGGCGCGCGAGGTGGCCGCGTTGCTTAAAACGAATTCCGAATCGCTTATGACCGTTCTATATGCTATTGAGCCAGAGGGTGAAATATGAAAGGTACAAGATTGGGCGTGGTAACTTCAGGGGCCTATAATACCGGGTTAACGGTGCGACTGGACCCCGATGTATCCACCGAAAACCTGCGCATTGGCGATTTCGTCGTTGTGGAAGGTGAGCAGAATCTGTATTTCAGCCTGGTAGAAGACATGGAATTGGCCACTTCCGATCCGCGACTGTTGGTAGACCCACCGCGCGATGCGTCCTCTCTCGTCAGGAGGGCGTTGGCTGGCACGAATGCCTATGGTACCGTCGTCGTGCGCCCTCTACTAATGATGGAGAAGGTTGATTACGAGAGTTTGACATTGCAGCAGGAAGAGACGAGGCCACAGCCTGTGCGTACTATACCGATGCACTTCGCTATTCTGCGCGAGGCAAATGAGGTGGATTTCGCCACAGTTTTCGGCAATGAGAGCCAGCGCAACTACTTCGCCATGGGAACGCCACTGACTATGGATATCCCGATCTGCCTCCGGCTCGACCGCTTTGCTGAGCGCTCCAGTGGCATTTTCGGCCAATCGGGCACAGGTAAGAGTTTCCTGGCCAGGCTCCTGCTTTGTGGCATTATCCAATCTGGCGTGGCGGTTAACCTTATCTTTGATATGCACGACGAGTACGCTTTCGATAAGCAGACCGAGGACAAGAGGTGGGTGAAAGGCTTACGGCAACTCTTTGGTTCGCGAGTACGAGTTTATTCGCTGGATGAGAGGGACCAGGCCCAGCGCGGTCGCAATGTAGATGTGGTGCTGAAGATAGGCTTAAACCAAATTGAGGCTCAGGATGTGGTGCTCCTGGCCGAAGAGTTGAATCTGCGTCAGACCACAGAAGCCACAATAGGCTTGCTCTCCGATCAGTATAAGGAGTCGTGGCTCCAGCGGTTGCTGAGCATGGAACCTGTGGAGTTGGAGGAATTCTGCGCGACGAGTGGCGCCCATCCTGGCTCTGTGGCTGCTCTTCAGCGCAATCTGAAACGCATTGGTCGCCAACCGTACATTGTGCCGGAGGCACCTTTCTCGGTGATAGATGACATGGTGAATACCCTGGATACTGGCCAGCATATTATCCTGACTTTCGGGCGGCATAACAGCGTTCTGGACTACATCTTGGTGGCGAATCTCATCACTCGCCGGGTACGCAAATTGTACGAAGAGAAGATGCGTAGGTTTGAAGAGACGCGAGACGAAGCCGACCGCCCACGTCAACTGATGATCACTATCGAAGAGGCACACAAGTTTTTGAACCCGGCAGTATCACGACAAACCATTTTTGGTACCATCGCCCGTGAAATGCGCAAATATAACGTCACCCTCCTGGTAATTGACCAACGTCCGAGCGGGATTGATACTGAGGTAATGTCACAATTGGGCACCCGCGTCAGCGGAAAACTCACTGAACAGCGGGATATTGATGCCGTATTGACAGGGGTGGCTAGTCGTGAGACCGTTCGTAGTGCCTTGGCGAGTTTGGATACAAGGCAGGAAGTTGTGATGATCGGCCATGCAGTGCCGATGCCCGTGGTGGTGCGCACCAGAAACTATGATGAGAACTTTTATGCCACCCTCACAGCCCGCCGTGATGTGAAAGAAGACGTAATGGACCTCTATGGACCACAAAAGTGATGAAAAGGAGCTAGCAATATGGGAGCAGCACGAGGAAAGGGTAGCAAAGCAGATTATCATCGCTTACTGATCTCGGTGGAAAGGGAGCAGTTCCGCCGTTTCAAAGCCCGGGCGGCGTTTGAGAACCTCTCCATGAGTGAACTCTCACGCCGATTCATTGACCAATGGCTGGGTGATTGGGGTGAACGTCTTGTTCCCTACACTGTGCAAGAAGGCGACACCATGGCCAGTATCGCGCGCAAATTCTATGGTGATGCCAAGCGACTCTGGGGCATCCTCTACTTCAATGGTCTGGACGAGCCCGATGATATCGTCCCGGGCCAGGAACTTCTTATCCCCGAACCAAAGATACAGCCGTAGATCGCTTTCACCGGACATAAGCGCGGCAAAAAGGAGGTCTAACTCCAAACAGCCTTGCTGGTCTCTAGTTGTGCATAGAGGGGGTACACAGTTACATACATCTCAAAGGCTTCAAAACCCCATCTTGGGGGTAATTGTAGGCGTGTAAAATCAGAACTGGGGGTATCAATTAATGACGACCCCCAGTTTTCCTTCTCAATCACAGCCCCAGCGTTCTCAGCAGGCCAATTAGGCATCCAGGGCCGGGCGGCGTTGGCCCAGGGGGTGGACTCTCGTCCTTATAGGCTAGATACGCATCAGTGCGGCCAGCTCCTTGGCTGTTAGGGTCCAGACCCAGGTCTACTGCCGCTTTCTTGAGGCGAGCCTTGATATCCGTGGGGCTCAGGGTGGGGTATGCCTGTAATAGTAGTGCTGCGATCCCGGTGGCGTGGGGGGTTGCCATGCTCGTGCCCGCGGCCTGGGTGTAATTCGCATCTATGGGTGTGCCCATCGTCGTCCCTTTGGCACGGCATGAAATAATAGCAACACCGGGTAGGACGATGTCTGGCTTCAAGCGGCCATCACTGGTTGGACCACGGCTGGAAAAACTGGCTAGATTGTCGTTATCATCTGTAGCGCCTACTGTGATCACATTCTCTGCGGCTCCGGGTGCTCCTATCGTGGAGGCGCCGGGCCCGAAATTGCCTGCCGCCACACAGACGACGATTCCCCTGTTGACCAATTCGTTGCAGGCAGTGGACAGAGCGTCTGTGCCAT contains these protein-coding regions:
- the selB gene encoding selenocysteine-specific translation elongation factor translates to MHVLGTAGHVDHGKSTLVKALTGIDPDRLREEKEREMTIDLGFAWLTLPSGLEVSIVDVPGHEDFIKNMLAGVGGIDVALFVIAADEGVMPQTREHLAILDLLGVHNGVVALTKSDLVNDPEWLALVEADISELFAGTTLANAAIIPVSAKTGYGLPELLAELERILSNVPEPADLGRPRLPIDRVFTVAGFGTVVTGTLLDGQLHIGQEVEILPPGIHTRIRGLQSHKTKIDVAKPSSRVAVNLTGVSTEQLARGQVLTLPGLFEPTQLVDARLRLLPSAPKPLRHDASVDLFLDAAVVSARVRLLEHRELLPGEEGWVQLRTEEPIVAARQGRFIVRQASPSLTLGGGTIVDPHPSRRYRRFRPEVIARLEQLVHGTPQEILLSTLERLGPVEVAELMEASGLNPAEAEGALSALHQSGQIIVFGNGLSSASYVVTTAGWSVLEERLSAVLANYHRQYPLRVGMPREELKSRLGLATRLFQDVLAMAVSKGIIVEGQGTVRLADHRVQLSQEQQARVNDLLAAFDREPYAPPSYAECEQAVGPDVLATLFENKTLIRLSDSVVFRTEVYERMVEAVVRRIRTEGKITLAQVRDMFGTSRKYAQALLEYLDEQRVTRRVGDERVLR
- a CDS encoding DNA double-strand break repair nuclease NurA, which codes for MPLKLGEISQSILEMARQATTPERQAYIERALELLHAIDPELLRHKIDEQKGTAERTPWLVARPIGTLNGKFAAPKPPQDFSVVAADGSAIPPQRYGLMPFFVINTGCAALTYGAHPGAVLDSETRLYFRDEELYALPESRDGPIEAARLGAKMAVEELGYLLRVVQGVEKPAIALYDGSLILWPIQNEVREVRQKFVGDFLDSLDGFRSLGVPIASYISHTDAQDLVNALRIWLCGRRPRNCKACAQAPTGAQELCMGLASIRDYALLANLLDPGERTDLFESQSAILQGYRQHRVRFFYLNVGGEISRVEVPAWVAGDEEMLDLVHALIVDQCRRSPDHPPYPPALQEAHEQAVIHTAEHRLLEEMIERALAERNIIHARGAKDISKRRRGV
- a CDS encoding ATP-binding protein, whose amino-acid sequence is MKGTRLGVVTSGAYNTGLTVRLDPDVSTENLRIGDFVVVEGEQNLYFSLVEDMELATSDPRLLVDPPRDASSLVRRALAGTNAYGTVVVRPLLMMEKVDYESLTLQQEETRPQPVRTIPMHFAILREANEVDFATVFGNESQRNYFAMGTPLTMDIPICLRLDRFAERSSGIFGQSGTGKSFLARLLLCGIIQSGVAVNLIFDMHDEYAFDKQTEDKRWVKGLRQLFGSRVRVYSLDERDQAQRGRNVDVVLKIGLNQIEAQDVVLLAEELNLRQTTEATIGLLSDQYKESWLQRLLSMEPVELEEFCATSGAHPGSVAALQRNLKRIGRQPYIVPEAPFSVIDDMVNTLDTGQHIILTFGRHNSVLDYILVANLITRRVRKLYEEKMRRFEETRDEADRPRQLMITIEEAHKFLNPAVSRQTIFGTIAREMRKYNVTLLVIDQRPSGIDTEVMSQLGTRVSGKLTEQRDIDAVLTGVASRETVRSALASLDTRQEVVMIGHAVPMPVVVRTRNYDENFYATLTARRDVKEDVMDLYGPQK
- a CDS encoding LysM peptidoglycan-binding domain-containing protein, which produces MGAARGKGSKADYHRLLISVEREQFRRFKARAAFENLSMSELSRRFIDQWLGDWGERLVPYTVQEGDTMASIARKFYGDAKRLWGILYFNGLDEPDDIVPGQELLIPEPKIQP